A window of Corallococcus macrosporus DSM 14697 contains these coding sequences:
- a CDS encoding alpha-2-macroglobulin family protein, whose protein sequence is MNRSFFAGVGCSLAGLVGLLLVVTLFGDNIRRLFGASAEALAGEPARQVARLMPPSQDSAFGGDVQGVAEAPAPEMEMELDASAREVLGERAQVLKAERSKKRAGAAETDAAPGRAWFPETFLFEPLVVTDAAGAATVPVRVPDRLTRWRVLALAHSRSGAQSGAVTTFTGTLPTYVDPVLPAFLRAGDAVRMPVQVMNTTDAAVEAPLKVEVPGAVVEGGSRTVRVPARGSVVEYVTVRVATPGQVAVRAALGATDAVVRDFPVWATGRPVLQTRGGTLAAPRTLSLTGEQDAQPGSERVRLRVYPGGLGVLRSELLNAGGREDAAGVAYSLLLAGRASELLAALGETRSAEALKSLSTPGRKLTAPTPPEPGEVDVEAVRTGLLRSTQRALRWSRAPDVATAALLAEGALAHPDNPVLARLGERLAAQVAAAQLPDGTCQGGEGWTLQRLLVATADCTRAVNAAAGTPEGKRRAAFFTARASGALERNRAHVKDGYTAAALLASGAVTGSPRDSLREQVREAVKRRDEGAAYLPVEEGVVDAAGNTPTEAEATALAVLALEGDAKAPVADLGAALLASYEPASGWGSGRANRLALQAVVALFREPLPAQVRVVLERDGQVLTEGTFDAKALREVLSLEAAAPGSGGTHAWTVRAEPAVPGLGFALALSAAVPWKQASQAGLELAVQVPSDAKVGQPSEVAFQASTPSGMPLVLRHGLPAGVQVDAGSLEALLREGKVSAWSAEDGALTLSLPPRGPGEPFQVRFRVIPTLAGTLQGGASSLTSPSRPDLVSYVPPATWAVR, encoded by the coding sequence ATGAATCGCTCGTTCTTCGCCGGGGTGGGGTGCTCCCTGGCGGGCCTGGTGGGCTTGCTGTTGGTCGTGACGCTCTTCGGCGACAACATCCGGCGCCTGTTCGGCGCATCCGCGGAGGCGCTGGCCGGTGAGCCCGCGCGTCAGGTGGCCCGCCTCATGCCCCCGTCCCAGGACTCGGCCTTCGGCGGCGATGTGCAAGGCGTGGCGGAGGCGCCAGCGCCCGAGATGGAGATGGAGCTGGACGCGTCCGCGCGCGAGGTCCTCGGCGAACGCGCCCAGGTGCTGAAGGCGGAGAGGAGCAAGAAGCGTGCGGGCGCCGCGGAGACGGACGCCGCGCCTGGCCGCGCCTGGTTCCCGGAGACCTTCCTCTTCGAGCCCCTGGTGGTGACGGACGCGGCCGGCGCGGCGACGGTGCCGGTGCGCGTACCGGACCGCCTCACCCGGTGGCGGGTGCTGGCGCTGGCGCACTCGCGCTCGGGCGCGCAGTCCGGCGCGGTGACGACCTTCACGGGCACGCTGCCCACGTACGTGGACCCGGTGCTCCCGGCCTTCCTCCGCGCGGGTGACGCGGTGCGGATGCCGGTGCAGGTGATGAACACCACGGACGCGGCGGTGGAGGCGCCCTTGAAGGTGGAGGTGCCGGGCGCCGTGGTGGAGGGCGGCAGCCGCACCGTGCGGGTGCCCGCGCGCGGCAGCGTGGTGGAGTACGTGACGGTGCGGGTGGCCACGCCGGGGCAGGTGGCGGTGCGCGCGGCGCTGGGCGCCACCGACGCGGTGGTGCGGGACTTCCCCGTGTGGGCCACCGGGCGGCCCGTGCTCCAGACGCGCGGCGGCACGCTGGCCGCGCCGCGCACGCTGTCCCTCACCGGCGAGCAGGACGCGCAGCCGGGCAGCGAGCGGGTCCGGCTGCGGGTGTACCCCGGCGGCCTGGGCGTGCTGCGCTCGGAGCTGCTGAACGCGGGCGGACGCGAGGACGCCGCGGGCGTGGCGTATTCACTGCTGCTGGCCGGCCGCGCGTCGGAGCTGCTGGCCGCGCTGGGTGAGACGCGCTCCGCTGAAGCGCTGAAGTCGCTGAGCACGCCGGGGCGGAAGCTGACGGCGCCCACGCCTCCTGAGCCTGGCGAGGTGGACGTGGAGGCGGTGCGGACCGGGCTGCTGCGGTCCACCCAGCGCGCGCTGCGGTGGAGCCGGGCGCCGGACGTGGCCACGGCGGCGCTGCTGGCGGAGGGCGCGCTGGCGCACCCGGACAACCCCGTGCTGGCCCGCCTGGGCGAGCGGCTGGCCGCGCAGGTGGCGGCGGCGCAGCTCCCGGACGGCACCTGCCAGGGCGGCGAGGGGTGGACGCTCCAGCGGCTGCTGGTGGCCACCGCGGACTGCACGCGCGCGGTGAACGCGGCGGCGGGGACGCCGGAGGGCAAGCGCCGCGCGGCCTTCTTCACCGCGCGGGCCTCGGGCGCGCTGGAGCGCAACCGGGCGCACGTCAAGGACGGCTACACCGCGGCGGCGCTGCTGGCGAGCGGCGCGGTGACGGGCTCGCCGCGGGATTCGCTGCGCGAGCAGGTGCGCGAGGCGGTGAAGCGGCGCGACGAGGGCGCCGCGTACCTGCCCGTGGAGGAGGGCGTGGTGGACGCCGCGGGCAACACGCCGACGGAGGCCGAGGCCACCGCGCTGGCGGTGCTGGCCCTGGAAGGCGACGCGAAGGCGCCCGTGGCGGACCTGGGCGCCGCGTTGCTCGCCAGCTATGAGCCGGCGTCCGGCTGGGGCAGCGGGCGCGCCAACCGGCTGGCGTTGCAGGCGGTGGTGGCCCTCTTCCGCGAGCCGCTGCCCGCCCAGGTGCGGGTGGTGCTGGAGCGGGACGGCCAGGTCCTCACCGAGGGCACCTTCGACGCCAAGGCCCTGCGGGAGGTGCTGTCCCTGGAGGCGGCGGCGCCGGGCTCGGGTGGCACGCACGCCTGGACGGTGCGCGCGGAGCCCGCGGTGCCGGGGCTGGGCTTCGCCCTGGCGCTGAGCGCCGCGGTGCCGTGGAAGCAGGCGTCACAGGCCGGGCTGGAGCTGGCGGTGCAGGTGCCCTCGGACGCCAAGGTGGGGCAGCCGTCGGAGGTGGCGTTCCAGGCGTCCACGCCGTCGGGCATGCCCCTGGTGCTGCGCCACGGGCTGCCCGCCGGGGTGCAGGTGGACGCCGGCAGCCTGGAGGCGCTCCTGCGCGAAGGGAAGGTGTCCGCCTGGAGCGCGGAGGATGGCGCGCTGACGCTGAGTCTTCCGCCCCGAGGGCCGGGCGAGCCCTTCCAGGTGCGCTTCCGCGTCATCCCGACGCTGGCGGGCACACTCCAGGGCGGGGCGTCGTCGCTGACGTCCCCGTCGCGCCCTGACCTCGTGTCCTACGTACCTCCCGCTACGTGGGCGGTGCGCTGA
- a CDS encoding trypsin-like peptidase domain-containing protein: protein MELDGAERDELQRALTSAFASVEHLRRVVAATCRRDMEALGISGGLRERVFTLVHLAEAEGWLRELIRGAYLALPRHPRLHRFVQGYLASVQRSIPRVGLERIFGTSRESAERERWRKRLTSIERQVCRVEPEVGAALGTGFLVSPNVVLTNYHVIENRLLESLRVRFGRKVLHDGTLLHPGTVYRVTRCLARSPYSPADLMHPRPRDATPGELDYAFLEVAGAPGDDRVEVEPRGWLELPDSREPFTPGSLVLIVQHPAGQPMSVALDEFLGVNPGRTRVAYRACTGPGSSGAPCFTQDLRLAALHHSGGPRIPSVSVGHNEGIPIDTIRGSLSRSMLGQLGWG, encoded by the coding sequence ATGGAACTCGACGGCGCGGAGAGGGACGAGCTACAGCGGGCGCTGACCAGCGCGTTTGCCTCGGTGGAGCACCTTCGCCGGGTCGTGGCCGCCACCTGCCGCAGGGACATGGAGGCGCTGGGCATCTCCGGCGGGCTGCGTGAGCGCGTCTTCACGCTCGTCCACCTGGCGGAAGCGGAGGGCTGGCTGCGTGAGTTGATCCGCGGCGCGTACCTGGCCCTGCCCCGCCACCCACGCCTCCACCGCTTCGTGCAGGGGTACCTCGCCTCCGTCCAGCGCAGCATTCCCCGTGTCGGGCTGGAGCGCATCTTCGGCACCAGCCGGGAGAGCGCGGAGCGCGAGCGCTGGCGCAAGCGCCTGACCTCCATCGAGCGACAGGTGTGCCGGGTGGAGCCGGAGGTGGGCGCGGCCCTGGGCACCGGCTTCCTGGTGTCCCCCAACGTGGTGCTCACCAACTACCACGTCATCGAGAACCGGCTGCTGGAGTCGCTGCGCGTGCGCTTCGGCCGCAAGGTGCTCCATGACGGGACGCTGCTGCACCCCGGCACGGTGTACCGCGTGACGCGCTGCCTGGCGCGCAGCCCCTACAGCCCCGCGGACCTGATGCACCCCCGCCCCCGGGACGCCACGCCGGGCGAGCTGGACTACGCCTTCCTGGAAGTGGCGGGGGCCCCGGGCGATGACCGGGTGGAAGTCGAGCCCCGGGGCTGGCTGGAGCTGCCGGACTCGCGGGAGCCCTTCACCCCGGGCAGCCTGGTGCTCATCGTCCAACACCCGGCGGGCCAGCCGATGAGCGTGGCGCTCGACGAGTTCCTCGGCGTCAACCCGGGCCGCACGCGCGTGGCGTACCGCGCGTGCACGGGGCCGGGCTCGTCGGGCGCGCCCTGCTTCACCCAGGACCTGCGGCTGGCCGCGCTGCACCACAGCGGTGGGCCGCGCATCCCCTCCGTGTCGGTGGGGCACAACGAGGGCATCCCCATCGACACCATCCGCGGCAGCCTGTCCCGGAGCATGCTGGGGCAGCTCGGCTGGGGCTGA
- a CDS encoding ISKra4-like element ISMfu2 family transposase — MSKVMLEVPEEVAKLLKVMEAKLRQEGAAGKSFGEVDPEGALKAIDEAAAALQCDAKRRLLQGYDVDAPRLQLAGQLHSRVGRYTATYKTRQGPVEVERSLYRQVGVRNGPTVDTVSLRAGCVADGWMPEAAVPMAYLLARGTSREAEATARQMGVLPYCRASFERVGHEVGALYGGQRSRVEVVLAQEMRVPRGTRGVSVSMDRVAVPMEEPKKRPVGRPRKGAPTRPVDVVWRMAYAACLTFHDAHGEALGTIRYGRMPRGEAREVAERLARDVQALVSRRRGLYVAVLTDGAPELHALLDEALATHAPAAKKPVRLVDFWHLMEKLGAAARVVAGEETASALREKWKLSLLNTPGAAWAIAMALHASGKRHVVLGDGKPVHEALTYLENHGERMHYAEARARGLPIGSGNVEATCKSLVSLRMKRPGARWREASGQHILDLRALVLSERWDAAMNLTLAPQRAEVRRAA; from the coding sequence GTGTCGAAGGTGATGCTTGAGGTACCCGAGGAAGTCGCGAAGTTGCTCAAAGTCATGGAGGCGAAGCTGCGGCAGGAGGGCGCGGCGGGGAAAAGCTTCGGGGAAGTGGACCCGGAAGGCGCGTTGAAGGCCATTGATGAGGCGGCCGCGGCGTTGCAGTGCGATGCGAAGCGGAGGTTGCTTCAAGGCTACGACGTCGACGCCCCCCGTCTCCAACTCGCAGGCCAGCTCCACTCCCGGGTCGGCCGGTACACGGCGACGTACAAGACGCGGCAAGGGCCTGTCGAAGTAGAGCGAAGCCTCTATCGACAGGTAGGGGTGAGAAACGGGCCCACGGTGGACACCGTCAGCCTGCGCGCTGGGTGCGTGGCCGATGGGTGGATGCCCGAGGCGGCAGTGCCCATGGCGTACCTGCTGGCCCGGGGGACCTCGAGAGAGGCGGAAGCGACGGCGCGCCAGATGGGCGTGCTGCCCTACTGCCGAGCCTCGTTCGAGCGGGTGGGGCATGAGGTGGGAGCGCTGTACGGCGGCCAGCGGTCTCGGGTGGAGGTGGTGCTGGCCCAGGAGATGCGAGTGCCCCGAGGCACCCGCGGCGTGAGCGTCAGCATGGACAGGGTGGCCGTGCCGATGGAGGAGCCGAAGAAGCGGCCGGTGGGCCGCCCTCGCAAGGGCGCCCCCACGCGCCCGGTGGACGTCGTCTGGCGCATGGCCTACGCCGCCTGCCTCACCTTCCATGATGCCCACGGCGAAGCCCTGGGCACCATCCGCTACGGACGGATGCCACGGGGCGAGGCCCGAGAGGTGGCAGAACGCCTGGCCCGCGACGTCCAGGCCCTGGTTTCCAGGCGGCGCGGCCTGTACGTCGCCGTCCTCACCGACGGTGCCCCTGAGTTGCACGCCTTGCTGGACGAGGCGCTGGCCACCCATGCCCCGGCGGCCAAGAAGCCGGTGCGTCTGGTGGACTTCTGGCACCTGATGGAGAAGCTCGGGGCTGCGGCTCGCGTGGTGGCTGGAGAAGAGACGGCCTCCGCGCTGCGTGAGAAATGGAAGCTGTCCCTGCTCAACACGCCCGGGGCGGCGTGGGCCATTGCCATGGCGTTGCACGCCAGCGGCAAGCGGCATGTCGTCCTCGGTGACGGCAAACCGGTGCACGAGGCCCTCACCTACCTGGAGAACCACGGCGAGCGAATGCACTATGCCGAGGCGCGCGCACGGGGACTTCCCATTGGCAGCGGCAACGTGGAGGCTACCTGCAAGTCTCTCGTCTCCCTGCGCATGAAGCGCCCTGGCGCCCGCTGGAGGGAGGCGTCCGGCCAGCACATCCTGGACTTGCGCGCCCTGGTGCTCTCGGAACGGTGGGACGCGGCCATGAACCTCACGCTTGCGCCGCAGAGGGCCGAGGTACGGCGCGCAGCATGA
- a CDS encoding PAAR-like domain-containing protein produces the protein MAKVTVNSPRTPVTKGSSGIASATLPNVCKMPGPPAPFVPTPLPNIGNSGDSPQGYSKTVTINGHPVAIAGASFGSTGDMASKGTGGGLISSNTHGPTKFIGPGSMNVKIEGRNVQLLGDPMLNNCGPSGSPANAATMTGILQASGVMTVIYGDDIPCPLCGKTHPLEAGEETQTTISKLFARLQEALDAQKQQVLQRSKLAKEKNQKEKLLAQLEEKNTEENRRMGRGLNSKQREELVTLPIEISALREQVDALDSFFKTNAVLRFCGERKTYTKGYMIGAMACICSTKKVAACSGQAPPGVAPILIMLRAVPRPSAAQA, from the coding sequence ATGGCCAAAGTAACAGTCAATTCCCCAAGGACGCCCGTCACCAAGGGTAGCTCGGGCATCGCCTCGGCCACGCTGCCCAACGTCTGCAAGATGCCGGGCCCGCCGGCCCCCTTCGTGCCCACGCCCTTGCCCAACATCGGCAACAGCGGCGACTCCCCCCAGGGGTACTCGAAGACAGTCACCATCAACGGGCACCCCGTCGCCATCGCTGGCGCCAGCTTCGGCAGTACGGGGGACATGGCCAGCAAGGGAACGGGAGGTGGGCTCATCTCCAGCAACACCCACGGTCCGACGAAGTTCATCGGCCCCGGCTCTATGAACGTCAAAATCGAGGGGAGGAATGTGCAGTTGCTGGGCGACCCCATGCTCAACAACTGCGGCCCCTCCGGCAGCCCTGCGAATGCCGCCACCATGACGGGCATCCTCCAGGCCTCAGGCGTGATGACGGTCATCTACGGCGACGACATTCCGTGCCCGCTCTGCGGGAAGACGCACCCGCTGGAGGCGGGAGAAGAAACGCAGACGACGATTTCGAAGCTATTCGCGCGGCTCCAAGAAGCGCTCGACGCCCAGAAGCAGCAGGTCCTCCAGCGCAGCAAACTCGCCAAGGAAAAGAATCAGAAGGAAAAGCTCCTGGCTCAGCTAGAAGAGAAGAACACGGAAGAGAATAGAAGAATGGGGAGAGGGTTAAACTCGAAGCAGCGCGAGGAACTGGTAACGCTACCAATCGAAATCTCGGCCCTCAGAGAGCAGGTCGACGCCCTCGACTCCTTCTTCAAGACGAACGCCGTGCTCAGATTCTGTGGCGAAAGGAAAACCTACACCAAGGGCTACATGATTGGCGCCATGGCCTGTATATGCAGCACCAAGAAAGTCGCGGCCTGCTCAGGCCAAGCCCCTCCGGGTGTGGCTCCCATACTGATCATGCTGCGCGCCGTACCTCGGCCCTCTGCGGCGCAAGCGTGA
- a CDS encoding DUF2169 family type VI secretion system accessory protein has product MWALQNKTPYAAERTWVRDKDGHHLWVIALKATFNVDDAGDLRPADEQEPPLPEPVYWAEPGHSSLRYEAELGAPKPHTDVLLNACAHAPGGRPAPSVEVAVRIHDVDKMLVVHGERFYTRGLAGLKPSSPKPFVSQPILYEWAWGGTDTRDADARKHVSDLRNPVGRGVASREAHLVDQPAHRIEYLRGNPAESGPAGFGPIASYWSPRLALAGTFDAAWRKTRHPLLPQDFDERFALCAPADQRPSRRLVGGEKVVLVHLSPKGTLHFLLPRLRFGFATHFGAVRRFHEATLGTVVIEPEVKKVRLVFQTGLRVGPRDIDRLDFTAITERTD; this is encoded by the coding sequence ATGTGGGCACTTCAGAACAAGACACCGTATGCGGCCGAGCGGACGTGGGTTCGCGACAAGGACGGTCACCACCTCTGGGTCATCGCACTCAAGGCGACCTTCAACGTCGACGACGCGGGCGACCTCCGCCCTGCCGATGAGCAGGAGCCTCCACTGCCCGAGCCCGTCTACTGGGCCGAGCCTGGACACTCCAGCCTGCGCTACGAGGCCGAGCTCGGCGCTCCCAAGCCCCACACCGACGTTCTCCTCAACGCGTGCGCCCATGCGCCCGGTGGACGGCCCGCGCCCAGCGTCGAGGTGGCAGTCCGCATCCACGACGTGGACAAAATGCTCGTGGTGCACGGGGAGCGCTTCTACACGCGCGGCCTGGCGGGCCTGAAGCCCTCGTCCCCTAAGCCCTTCGTCTCCCAGCCCATTCTCTACGAGTGGGCCTGGGGCGGCACCGACACGCGCGACGCGGACGCGCGCAAGCACGTCAGCGACTTACGCAACCCCGTGGGCCGCGGAGTGGCCAGCCGCGAGGCGCACCTGGTGGACCAGCCCGCGCACCGCATCGAATACCTGCGGGGAAACCCAGCGGAATCGGGGCCGGCCGGGTTTGGCCCTATCGCCAGCTACTGGTCGCCCCGCCTTGCGCTGGCAGGCACCTTCGACGCGGCCTGGCGGAAGACGCGACACCCGCTGCTTCCGCAAGACTTCGACGAGCGCTTCGCCCTCTGCGCACCCGCTGACCAGCGGCCCTCACGCCGTCTCGTGGGCGGAGAAAAGGTGGTCCTGGTGCACCTCTCGCCGAAGGGCACGCTCCACTTCCTGCTTCCGCGCCTGCGCTTCGGCTTCGCCACCCACTTCGGAGCCGTCCGGCGCTTCCACGAGGCCACCCTGGGCACCGTCGTCATTGAGCCCGAGGTGAAGAAGGTGCGCCTGGTTTTCCAGACGGGGTTGAGAGTCGGCCCGCGGGACATCGACCGCCTCGACTTCACGGCCATTACCGAGAGGACGGACTGA
- a CDS encoding TIGR02270 family protein has translation MLLVDVLEEHLDEAEFRWLQWERALDAADFSLVETARLEELLLAHLDGLVVGASTAAESVLRPAFESEDAFRISAATFSLLCLGEVDEVLLRLREAEPGARAAIRRAMELNEAPGLGARLLDLLKLEDTALQAEVLEALAFRQEAPPEVLAHFFTHGEQRARIAALRAALSLPEGAARRLLPRLLDSPRPGIRAAAMGVGLASGVRQAWETCRIAVRVRGAHSLDVMVLLAMGASEADIPLLLALLDDEALRPHAFWALGFSGRVAAMEACLEYLEVPGAAQLAGEAFSAMTGLRLEGPYALPPGERPEGAPPPPEFQEDLDADLVPKPEDDLPWPNMATVRGWWDKEKKRFLKGTRYLLGSPFSGSVLVEALETSPMRRRHVLARELAMRSQGTLTVRARAFTHVQRAELAKARAASARIRTQSFDSGLR, from the coding sequence ATGTTGTTGGTAGACGTGCTGGAGGAGCACCTCGACGAGGCCGAATTCCGATGGCTGCAATGGGAGAGGGCCCTGGACGCAGCGGACTTTTCACTGGTCGAGACTGCGAGGTTGGAGGAACTTCTCCTCGCGCACCTGGACGGGCTGGTGGTTGGCGCATCCACTGCGGCTGAATCCGTGCTGCGCCCCGCCTTCGAATCGGAGGACGCCTTCCGCATTTCCGCGGCGACCTTCTCGCTGCTGTGCCTCGGCGAGGTGGACGAAGTCCTACTGCGACTGCGTGAGGCCGAACCCGGGGCGCGTGCCGCCATTCGACGGGCCATGGAGCTCAACGAGGCCCCTGGGCTGGGCGCACGCCTGCTCGACTTGTTGAAGCTGGAGGACACCGCGCTGCAAGCAGAGGTGCTGGAGGCGCTGGCGTTCCGCCAGGAGGCACCTCCGGAGGTGCTGGCGCACTTCTTCACCCATGGCGAGCAGCGGGCGCGGATTGCGGCCCTGCGTGCCGCCCTGTCCTTGCCGGAAGGCGCAGCGCGAAGGTTGCTTCCCCGTCTGCTGGACTCCCCCCGCCCCGGCATTCGAGCGGCGGCGATGGGCGTAGGGCTGGCTTCCGGTGTGAGGCAAGCCTGGGAGACGTGCCGCATCGCCGTGCGCGTCCGGGGCGCCCACAGCCTTGACGTCATGGTGCTGCTCGCCATGGGCGCCAGCGAGGCGGACATTCCCTTGCTGCTGGCGCTTCTGGACGACGAGGCGCTTCGGCCCCATGCCTTCTGGGCCTTGGGCTTCAGCGGCCGGGTGGCGGCCATGGAGGCGTGCCTCGAGTACCTCGAGGTCCCCGGCGCAGCCCAACTGGCCGGGGAGGCCTTCTCGGCCATGACGGGCCTTCGGCTGGAGGGGCCTTACGCCTTGCCCCCTGGCGAGAGGCCCGAGGGCGCTCCGCCTCCTCCCGAATTCCAAGAGGACTTGGACGCGGACCTGGTGCCCAAGCCCGAGGACGACTTGCCCTGGCCGAACATGGCCACCGTCCGGGGCTGGTGGGACAAGGAGAAGAAGCGCTTCTTGAAGGGCACGCGGTACCTCCTCGGCAGCCCCTTCAGCGGCAGCGTCCTGGTGGAGGCGCTGGAAACCAGCCCCATGCGGCGCCGCCACGTGCTGGCGCGGGAGCTGGCCATGCGAAGCCAGGGCACGTTGACGGTGCGCGCCCGGGCCTTCACGCATGTCCAGCGCGCGGAGCTGGCCAAAGCACGGGCCGCCAGCGCCCGAATCCGCACGCAGTCTTTCGACAGCGGCCTGCGCTGA
- a CDS encoding SDR family oxidoreductase gives MHAMQGKTVVITGASAGIGEALAVVLAGRGANLVLAARNEEALQRVKARCEAAGGRAVVVPTDVGDAEACRLLVERAVEAFGGIDVLVNNAGVTMDARVDEVKDLSLFDRLMRINYLGAVYCTHHALPHLKARRGLVVAVSSLTGKTGVPNRSGYAASKHAMHGFFDSLRIELRGTGVDVTVVCPGFVATHIRDNALGADGQPVRRSKHDESAGNMDVDTCVAITLKAMERREREVVMTTKARIAQFLKLVAPGVVDRIAAKAIQDRQR, from the coding sequence ATGCACGCCATGCAAGGAAAGACAGTGGTCATCACGGGCGCCTCGGCGGGCATTGGCGAAGCGCTGGCGGTGGTGCTGGCCGGACGCGGCGCCAACCTGGTGCTGGCGGCGCGCAATGAAGAAGCGCTCCAGCGGGTGAAGGCGCGGTGTGAAGCCGCGGGTGGACGCGCGGTGGTGGTGCCCACGGACGTCGGGGACGCGGAGGCCTGCCGCCTGCTGGTGGAGCGCGCGGTGGAGGCCTTCGGCGGCATCGACGTGCTGGTCAACAACGCGGGCGTGACGATGGACGCGCGCGTGGACGAGGTGAAGGACCTGTCCCTCTTCGACCGGCTGATGCGCATCAACTACCTGGGCGCGGTGTACTGCACCCACCACGCCCTGCCCCACCTCAAGGCCCGGCGAGGGCTGGTGGTGGCGGTGTCGTCCCTCACGGGCAAGACGGGCGTGCCCAACCGCAGCGGCTACGCGGCCAGCAAGCACGCCATGCACGGCTTCTTCGACTCGCTGCGCATCGAGCTGCGCGGCACCGGCGTGGACGTGACGGTGGTGTGCCCCGGCTTCGTCGCCACCCACATCCGCGACAACGCGCTGGGCGCGGACGGCCAGCCCGTGCGGCGGAGCAAGCACGACGAGAGCGCGGGCAACATGGACGTGGACACCTGCGTGGCCATCACCCTCAAAGCCATGGAGCGGCGCGAGCGCGAGGTGGTGATGACCACCAAGGCCCGCATCGCCCAGTTCCTCAAGCTGGTGGCCCCGGGCGTGGTGGACCGCATCGCCGCGAAGGCCATCCAGGACCGGCAGCGCTAA
- a CDS encoding helix-turn-helix domain-containing protein: protein MRQGKRWEALRATIVLWSAQGESARIIAQTLGVTPRTVYNCRRRWRLRGLKGLAPAACRLDGPLGPACAPRGGTASAPARRTARVSPSCGPSWPLVTSPPPSSGLLSVLHFGSFRAPWLGEGQNARHARKDSGHHGRLGGHWRSAGGGAGRTRRQPGAGGAQ from the coding sequence GTGCGACAGGGGAAACGGTGGGAGGCCCTGCGCGCTACCATCGTTCTGTGGAGTGCTCAGGGAGAGAGCGCCCGCATCATCGCTCAAACGCTGGGCGTGACGCCGCGCACGGTCTACAACTGCCGGCGCCGTTGGCGCCTTCGCGGCCTGAAAGGACTGGCCCCTGCGGCCTGCCGCCTGGATGGGCCGCTTGGGCCGGCCTGTGCCCCGAGGGGCGGCACAGCCTCTGCTCCGGCCCGGCGCACAGCCCGCGTATCACCCTCCTGCGGCCCTTCTTGGCCCCTCGTCACCAGCCCGCCGCCCTCCTCAGGGCTCCTATCCGTCCTACACTTCGGATCTTTCCGGGCTCCTTGGCTCGGAGAGGGCCAGAATGCACGCCATGCAAGGAAAGACAGTGGTCATCACGGGCGCCTCGGCGGGCATTGGCGAAGCGCTGGCGGTGGTGCTGGCCGGACGCGGCGCCAACCTGGTGCTGGCGGCGCGCAATGA
- a CDS encoding SDR family NAD(P)-dependent oxidoreductase: protein MVVTGASAGIGEALAAVLAGRGANLVLAARNEEALQRVKARCESAGGRLRRQV from the coding sequence GTGGTCGTCACGGGCGCTTCCGCGGGCATCGGCGAGGCGCTGGCGGCGGTGCTGGCCGGACGCGGCGCCAACCTGGTGCTGGCGGCGCGCAATGAAGAAGCGCTCCAGCGGGTGAAGGCCCGGTGCGAGTCCGCCGGCGGGCGCCTCCGGCGCCAAGTATAG
- a CDS encoding MotA/TolQ/ExbB proton channel family protein, whose amino-acid sequence MPSIAVLAQAHPEQLGWLSSKLLGVTLTSAEWVLWVLVVLSVLSIAIMLERTVYFARHRLPDSEALAVRLARGELDAVKAAIQGRQGMEAAILREGLACADQGADTVEQVIASTLSRERPRYERFLSYLGTLGNNAPFIGLFGTVLGIIKAFNDLGKMNAQGGGGAMQQTVMAGISEALVATAVGLAVAIPAVVAFNVFSRQLKTLTSRANALGHALVGRLRAEVR is encoded by the coding sequence ATGCCGTCCATCGCCGTACTCGCCCAGGCGCACCCGGAGCAACTGGGCTGGCTCAGCAGCAAGCTGCTGGGGGTGACGCTCACGTCCGCGGAGTGGGTGCTGTGGGTGCTTGTCGTTCTGTCGGTGCTCTCCATCGCCATCATGCTGGAGCGCACGGTGTACTTCGCCCGCCACCGGCTGCCGGACTCGGAGGCGCTGGCGGTGCGGCTGGCGCGCGGTGAGCTGGACGCGGTGAAGGCCGCCATCCAGGGACGGCAGGGCATGGAGGCCGCCATCCTCCGGGAAGGGCTGGCCTGTGCCGACCAGGGCGCGGACACGGTGGAGCAGGTGATTGCCTCCACGCTGTCTCGCGAGCGCCCGCGCTACGAGCGCTTCCTGTCGTACCTGGGCACGCTGGGCAACAACGCGCCCTTCATCGGGCTGTTCGGCACGGTGCTGGGCATCATCAAGGCCTTCAATGACCTGGGGAAGATGAACGCCCAGGGCGGCGGCGGGGCCATGCAGCAGACCGTCATGGCGGGCATCTCCGAGGCGCTCGTCGCCACGGCCGTGGGCCTGGCGGTGGCGATTCCCGCCGTGGTGGCCTTCAACGTCTTCAGCCGCCAACTCAAGACGCTCACCAGCCGCGCCAACGCCCTGGGCCATGCCCTGGTGGGCCGCCTCCGCGCGGAGGTCCGTTAG